The following are encoded together in the Buteo buteo chromosome 24, bButBut1.hap1.1, whole genome shotgun sequence genome:
- the FGFR4 gene encoding fibroblast growth factor receptor 4 isoform X1, whose protein sequence is MRPLLQVLVGLLLVAAAQGRAMEPELFESPLLELEEEHLLLDPGNTLKLYCDGNHSGASVVWYKESRPLVPGGRIHLQQSLLEISEVAYEDSGLYVCRARGTGEILRNFTISVVDSLASGDDDEDSDGDGPHGDRNEEPVYVHRAPYWTHPHRMDKKLYAVPAGNTVKFRCPASGSPSPSIRWFKNGREFRGEHRIGGIRLRHQHWSLVMESVVPSDRGNYTCLVENRFGSIRYSYLLDVLERSPHRPILQAGLPANTTALVGSDVEFFCKVYSDAQPHIQWLKHIEVNGSSYGPDGVPYVQVLKTADINSSEVEVLYLRNVTVEDAGEYTCLAGNSIGLSYQSAWLTVLPEEELVREAEAPEAKYTDIIIYTSGSLAVAMAVIIVVLCRMQTQSSKQPLEPMAVHKLSKFPLIRQFSLDSSSSGKSSTSLMRVTRLSSSCAPMLAGVMELDLPLDSKWEFPRDKLVLGKPLGEGCFGQVVRAEAYGIDRDRPDRAVTVAVKMLKDNATDKDLADLISEMEMMKLMDKHKNIINLLGVCTQDGPLYVIVEFAAKGNLREYLRARRPPIPDYAFDIAAMPEEQLSFKDLVSCVYQVARGMEYLESKRCIHRDLAARNVLVTAESVMKIADFGLARDVHDIDYYKKTSNGRLPVKWMAPEALFDRVYTHQSDVWSFGILMWEIFTLGGSPYPGIPVEELFKLLKEGHRMDRPSNCTHELYMLMRECWHAVPSQRPTFKQLVEGLDKILAAVSEEYLDLSMPFEQYSPSCEGTASSCSSDDSVFTHDPLPLAPRLFSYPSVRT, encoded by the exons ATGCGGCCCCTCTTGCAGGTCCtggtggggctgctgctggtggctgctgcccagggcagggcgATGGAGCCAG AGCTATTTGAGAGCCCGTTGCTGGAGTTGGAAGAGGAACATCTCCTGCTGGACCCGGGCAACACACTGAAGTTGTACTGTGATGGCAACCACAGCGGTGCCAGCGTGGTCTGGTACAAGGAGTCCCGGCCGCTCGTCCCGGGGGGTCGCATCCATCTCCAGCAGAGCCTGCTGGAGATCTCTGAGGTTGCCTATGAGGACTCAGGGCTCTACGTGTGCCGGGCGCGGGGGACTGGGGAGATCCTGCGTAACTTCACCATCTCTGTCGTGG acTCGCTGGCATCgggtgatgatgatgaagacAGTGATGGGGACGGTCCCCACGGAGACCGAAATGAGGAGCCTGTCTACGTACACAGAG CTCCTTACTGGACTCACCCTCACCGGATGGACAAGAAACTGTATGCAGTCCCTGCGGGGAACACGGTGAAGTTTCGCTGCCCAGCctcgggcagccccagccccagcattCGCTGGTTCAAGAATGGGCGTGAATTCCGGGGGGAGCACCGCATCGGGGGCATCCGG ctCCGGCACCAGCACTGGAGCCTGGTGATGGAGAGCGTGGTGCCCTCCGACCGCGGCAACTACACCTGCCTGGTGGAGAACAGGTTTGGCAGCATCCGCTACAGCTACCTCCTGGACGTGCTGG AGAGGTCCCCGCACAGGCCCATCCTGCAGGCTGGGCTGCCCGCCAACACCACAGCCCTGGTGGGCAGCGACGTGGAGTTCTTCTGCAAGGTCTACAGCGATGCCCAGCCCCACATCCAGTGGCTGAAGCACATTGAGGTGAACGGCAGCAGCTACGGTCCCGACGGGGTCCCCTATGTGCAAGTGCTCAAG ACTGCAGACATCAATAGCTCCGAGGTGGAGGTGCTTTACCTGCGCAATGTCACCGTGGAGGATGCTGGCGAGTACACCTGCCTGGCAGGGAACTCCATCGGCCTCTCCTACCAGTCTGCCTGGCTCACCGTCCTCCCAG AAGAGGAGCTGGTGCGGGAAGCCGAAGCCCCTGAGGCCAAGTACACAGACATCATCATCTACACCTCGGGTTCGCTGGCCGTGGCTATGGCTGTCATCATCGTGGTGCTGTGCCGGATGCAGACTCAGTCGAGCAAGCAGCCGCTGGAGCCCATGGCAGTCCACAAGCTCTCCAAATTCCCGCTTATCCGACAG TTCTCCCTGGACTCCAGCTCCTCTGGGAAGTCCAGCACATCCCTGATGCGCGTCACCCGTCTCTCCTCCAGCTGTGCCCCGATGCTGGCTGGGGTCATGGAGCTGGACCTGCCCCTCGACTCCAAGTGGGAGTTCCCCCGAGACAA gctggtgctgggcaAGCCCCTGGGGGAAGGCTGCTTTGGCCAGGTGGTGCGGGCAGAGGCTTACGGCATCGACAGAGACCGGCCAGACAGAGCTGTCACCGTGGCTGTCAAAATGCTGAAAG ACAACGCCACTGACAAGGACCTGGCTGACCTCATATCTGAGATGGAGATGATGAAGCTCATGGACAAGCACAAGAACATCATCAACCTCCTGGGAGTCTGCACACAGGATG GGCCGCTGTACGTGATCGTGGAATTTGCTGCAAAGGGCAACCTGCGTGAGTACCTCcgtgcccgccgccccccgaTACCCGACTACGCTTTTGACATCGCAGCGATGCCCGAGGAGCAGCTTTCTTTCAAGGACTTGGTCTCCTGTGTCTACCAGGTGGCCCGTGGCATGGAGTACCTGGAGTCTAAACGG TGCATCCACCGTGACCTGGCTGCCCGCAACGTGCTGGTCACGGCAGAGAGCGTGATGAAGATCGCTGACTTTGGCTTGGCCAGAGACGTCCATGACATTGACTACTACAAGAAAACCAGCAAT GGTCGCCTGCCAGTGAAGTGGATGGCACCCGAGGCCCTGTTCGACCGTGTCTACACCCACCAGAGCGATGT GTGGTCCTTCGGGATCCTGATGTGGGAGATCTTCACGCTGGGGGGCTCCCCCTACCCTGGCATCCCTGTTGAGGAGCTCTTCAAGCTGCTGAAGGAGGGACACCGCATGGACCGGCCATCCAACTGCACCCACGAGCT gtaCATGCTAATGCGGGAGTGCTGGCACGCCGTGCCCTCGCAGCGTCCCACCTTCAAGCAGCTCGTGGAAGGGCTGGACAAGATCTTGGCGGCTGTTTCAGAGGAG TACCTGGACCTTTCCATGCCCTTCGAGCAGTACTCGCCCTCCTGCGAGGGCACcgccagctcctgctcctctgaCGACTCCGTCTTCACCCACGACCCGCTGCCGCTGGCTCCCCGCCTCTTCTCCTACCCCAGCGTGAGGACTTAA
- the FGFR4 gene encoding fibroblast growth factor receptor 4 isoform X2, giving the protein MRPLLQVLVGLLLVAAAQGRAMEPDSLASGDDDEDSDGDGPHGDRNEEPVYVHRAPYWTHPHRMDKKLYAVPAGNTVKFRCPASGSPSPSIRWFKNGREFRGEHRIGGIRLRHQHWSLVMESVVPSDRGNYTCLVENRFGSIRYSYLLDVLERSPHRPILQAGLPANTTALVGSDVEFFCKVYSDAQPHIQWLKHIEVNGSSYGPDGVPYVQVLKTADINSSEVEVLYLRNVTVEDAGEYTCLAGNSIGLSYQSAWLTVLPEEELVREAEAPEAKYTDIIIYTSGSLAVAMAVIIVVLCRMQTQSSKQPLEPMAVHKLSKFPLIRQFSLDSSSSGKSSTSLMRVTRLSSSCAPMLAGVMELDLPLDSKWEFPRDKLVLGKPLGEGCFGQVVRAEAYGIDRDRPDRAVTVAVKMLKDNATDKDLADLISEMEMMKLMDKHKNIINLLGVCTQDGPLYVIVEFAAKGNLREYLRARRPPIPDYAFDIAAMPEEQLSFKDLVSCVYQVARGMEYLESKRCIHRDLAARNVLVTAESVMKIADFGLARDVHDIDYYKKTSNGRLPVKWMAPEALFDRVYTHQSDVWSFGILMWEIFTLGGSPYPGIPVEELFKLLKEGHRMDRPSNCTHELYMLMRECWHAVPSQRPTFKQLVEGLDKILAAVSEEYLDLSMPFEQYSPSCEGTASSCSSDDSVFTHDPLPLAPRLFSYPSVRT; this is encoded by the exons ATGCGGCCCCTCTTGCAGGTCCtggtggggctgctgctggtggctgctgcccagggcagggcgATGGAGCCAG acTCGCTGGCATCgggtgatgatgatgaagacAGTGATGGGGACGGTCCCCACGGAGACCGAAATGAGGAGCCTGTCTACGTACACAGAG CTCCTTACTGGACTCACCCTCACCGGATGGACAAGAAACTGTATGCAGTCCCTGCGGGGAACACGGTGAAGTTTCGCTGCCCAGCctcgggcagccccagccccagcattCGCTGGTTCAAGAATGGGCGTGAATTCCGGGGGGAGCACCGCATCGGGGGCATCCGG ctCCGGCACCAGCACTGGAGCCTGGTGATGGAGAGCGTGGTGCCCTCCGACCGCGGCAACTACACCTGCCTGGTGGAGAACAGGTTTGGCAGCATCCGCTACAGCTACCTCCTGGACGTGCTGG AGAGGTCCCCGCACAGGCCCATCCTGCAGGCTGGGCTGCCCGCCAACACCACAGCCCTGGTGGGCAGCGACGTGGAGTTCTTCTGCAAGGTCTACAGCGATGCCCAGCCCCACATCCAGTGGCTGAAGCACATTGAGGTGAACGGCAGCAGCTACGGTCCCGACGGGGTCCCCTATGTGCAAGTGCTCAAG ACTGCAGACATCAATAGCTCCGAGGTGGAGGTGCTTTACCTGCGCAATGTCACCGTGGAGGATGCTGGCGAGTACACCTGCCTGGCAGGGAACTCCATCGGCCTCTCCTACCAGTCTGCCTGGCTCACCGTCCTCCCAG AAGAGGAGCTGGTGCGGGAAGCCGAAGCCCCTGAGGCCAAGTACACAGACATCATCATCTACACCTCGGGTTCGCTGGCCGTGGCTATGGCTGTCATCATCGTGGTGCTGTGCCGGATGCAGACTCAGTCGAGCAAGCAGCCGCTGGAGCCCATGGCAGTCCACAAGCTCTCCAAATTCCCGCTTATCCGACAG TTCTCCCTGGACTCCAGCTCCTCTGGGAAGTCCAGCACATCCCTGATGCGCGTCACCCGTCTCTCCTCCAGCTGTGCCCCGATGCTGGCTGGGGTCATGGAGCTGGACCTGCCCCTCGACTCCAAGTGGGAGTTCCCCCGAGACAA gctggtgctgggcaAGCCCCTGGGGGAAGGCTGCTTTGGCCAGGTGGTGCGGGCAGAGGCTTACGGCATCGACAGAGACCGGCCAGACAGAGCTGTCACCGTGGCTGTCAAAATGCTGAAAG ACAACGCCACTGACAAGGACCTGGCTGACCTCATATCTGAGATGGAGATGATGAAGCTCATGGACAAGCACAAGAACATCATCAACCTCCTGGGAGTCTGCACACAGGATG GGCCGCTGTACGTGATCGTGGAATTTGCTGCAAAGGGCAACCTGCGTGAGTACCTCcgtgcccgccgccccccgaTACCCGACTACGCTTTTGACATCGCAGCGATGCCCGAGGAGCAGCTTTCTTTCAAGGACTTGGTCTCCTGTGTCTACCAGGTGGCCCGTGGCATGGAGTACCTGGAGTCTAAACGG TGCATCCACCGTGACCTGGCTGCCCGCAACGTGCTGGTCACGGCAGAGAGCGTGATGAAGATCGCTGACTTTGGCTTGGCCAGAGACGTCCATGACATTGACTACTACAAGAAAACCAGCAAT GGTCGCCTGCCAGTGAAGTGGATGGCACCCGAGGCCCTGTTCGACCGTGTCTACACCCACCAGAGCGATGT GTGGTCCTTCGGGATCCTGATGTGGGAGATCTTCACGCTGGGGGGCTCCCCCTACCCTGGCATCCCTGTTGAGGAGCTCTTCAAGCTGCTGAAGGAGGGACACCGCATGGACCGGCCATCCAACTGCACCCACGAGCT gtaCATGCTAATGCGGGAGTGCTGGCACGCCGTGCCCTCGCAGCGTCCCACCTTCAAGCAGCTCGTGGAAGGGCTGGACAAGATCTTGGCGGCTGTTTCAGAGGAG TACCTGGACCTTTCCATGCCCTTCGAGCAGTACTCGCCCTCCTGCGAGGGCACcgccagctcctgctcctctgaCGACTCCGTCTTCACCCACGACCCGCTGCCGCTGGCTCCCCGCCTCTTCTCCTACCCCAGCGTGAGGACTTAA